A window of the Bradyrhizobium ottawaense genome harbors these coding sequences:
- a CDS encoding DUF2239 family protein — translation MNPAIDPAYVAFEGDRRIGSGSLRDVARAAREALDRRQDASILVFEGGSSALVDLDLRGSVDDVLARIPPATTPAASEDTAIAAPRGPGRPKLGVVAREITLLPRHWDWLAQQKGGASVAIRRLVDEARRLNEDGDRIRLGQEAAYRFMSVMAGNRPHYEEAIRALFATDPRRFEKLIAEWPADIRDHAARLAERAFPREI, via the coding sequence ATGAATCCCGCCATCGACCCAGCCTATGTCGCCTTTGAGGGGGACCGCCGCATCGGATCGGGCAGTCTCCGCGACGTCGCGCGTGCCGCGCGGGAGGCGCTCGACCGGCGCCAGGACGCCTCGATCCTGGTTTTCGAAGGCGGGTCCAGCGCGCTCGTCGATCTCGACCTGCGCGGCTCGGTCGACGACGTGCTGGCGCGAATTCCGCCGGCCACAACGCCCGCGGCGAGCGAAGATACCGCGATCGCTGCGCCCCGCGGTCCGGGCCGACCGAAACTCGGCGTGGTCGCACGCGAAATCACGCTGCTGCCGCGGCATTGGGACTGGCTGGCGCAGCAAAAGGGCGGCGCCTCGGTGGCGATCCGCAGGCTGGTCGACGAGGCACGGCGCCTGAACGAGGACGGGGACCGTATCCGCCTCGGGCAGGAAGCGGCCTATCGCTTCATGTCCGTAATGGCCGGCAACCGGCCGCATTACGAGGAGGCGATCCGTGCGCTGTTCGCCACCGACCCGCGCCGTTTCGAAAAATTGATCGCCGAATGGCCCGCGGATATCCGCGACCACGCCGCCAGACTGGCGGAGCGGGCGTTTCCGCGCGAAATCTGA
- a CDS encoding 2-hydroxychromene-2-carboxylate isomerase, whose protein sequence is MFDFGSPNAFLSHEAIPAIEKRTGVKFEYVPVLLGGIFKATNNKSPAETLAGIKNKREFHALETERFVKRFGVKPYVMNPFFPVNTLNLMRAAVAAQLEGVFEKYVEAAFHHMWVEPKKMDDPEVAVKALTASGLDAAKLLARSQEPEVKAKLIENTQAAVERGAFGSPTFFVDKEMFFGKEQLREVEEMVSGK, encoded by the coding sequence ATGTTCGATTTCGGCAGCCCGAATGCCTTTCTGAGCCACGAGGCGATCCCGGCGATCGAAAAGCGCACCGGCGTGAAATTCGAATATGTCCCGGTGCTGCTCGGCGGCATCTTCAAGGCGACCAACAACAAGTCCCCGGCCGAAACGCTCGCCGGCATCAAGAACAAGCGCGAGTTTCACGCGCTGGAGACCGAGCGCTTCGTCAAGCGCTTCGGCGTCAAGCCTTACGTCATGAACCCGTTCTTTCCGGTCAACACACTGAACCTGATGCGGGCGGCGGTCGCCGCTCAGCTCGAGGGCGTGTTCGAAAAATATGTCGAGGCCGCGTTCCATCACATGTGGGTCGAACCGAAGAAAATGGACGACCCGGAAGTCGCGGTGAAGGCGCTGACCGCCTCCGGCCTCGACGCGGCAAAGCTGCTGGCGCGTTCGCAGGAGCCCGAGGTGAAGGCGAAGCTGATCGAGAACACGCAAGCCGCCGTCGAACGCGGCGCGTTCGGCTCGCCGACCTTCTTTGTCGACAAGGAAATGTTCTTCGGCAAGGAGCAGTTGCGCGAAGTCGAGGAAATGGTTTCGGGGAAATAG
- a CDS encoding SDR family oxidoreductase, translated as MQKRNATVAVIGAGDYIGGEIAKKFAAEGFTVFAGRRDGAKLEPLVKEIEASGGSIMARTLDARKEDEVAAFLNDADTHAPLEVCIFNVGANVNFPILETTDRVFRKVWEMACWAGFLAGRESARLMVPHGRGNIFFTGATASLRGGSGFAAFASAKFGLRAVAQSMARELGPKNIHVAHLIIDSGVDTAWVRERREQLWGKEALDNPDLLMPPASVAASYWQLYQQPRSAWTFELEIRPFGEKW; from the coding sequence ATGCAAAAACGCAACGCCACCGTGGCCGTCATCGGCGCCGGCGATTACATCGGCGGCGAGATCGCCAAGAAATTCGCCGCCGAAGGCTTTACCGTGTTCGCCGGCCGGCGCGACGGTGCCAAGCTGGAGCCGCTGGTCAAGGAGATCGAGGCGTCAGGCGGATCGATCATGGCGCGCACGCTCGATGCACGGAAGGAAGACGAGGTCGCAGCCTTCCTCAACGACGCCGACACGCACGCCCCGCTCGAAGTCTGCATCTTCAATGTCGGCGCCAACGTCAATTTTCCGATTCTGGAAACCACCGACCGCGTGTTTCGAAAAGTCTGGGAAATGGCCTGCTGGGCCGGCTTCCTGGCGGGGCGCGAGTCAGCCCGGCTGATGGTGCCGCACGGCAGGGGCAATATCTTCTTCACCGGGGCGACCGCGTCCTTGCGCGGCGGCAGCGGCTTTGCCGCCTTTGCCAGCGCCAAGTTCGGACTGCGTGCGGTGGCGCAATCGATGGCGCGCGAGCTCGGGCCGAAAAACATCCACGTCGCGCACCTGATCATCGATTCCGGAGTCGACACCGCCTGGGTGCGCGAGCGCCGCGAACAGCTCTGGGGCAAGGAAGCGCTCGATAATCCCGACCTCCTGATGCCGCCCGCCTCGGTCGCCGCGTCCTATTGGCAACTCTACCAGCAGCCGCGCAGCGCCTGGACGTTCGAACTGGAGATTCGCCCGTTCGGCGAGAAGTGGTAG
- the panE gene encoding 2-dehydropantoate 2-reductase has product MRVLVVGAGAIGGYFGGRLLQAGNDVTFLVRPKRASELASAGLVIKSPNGDVTLKNPPTVQADKLTEKFDVILLSCKAFDLDDAIKSFAPAVGPQTSVIPMLNGMLHLDILDQKFGRERVLGGLCAIAATLNEKREVVQLAPMQSLNFGERDGTMSDRVRAIAKIMTNGITGAVASENIVQEMWEKWVFLSTLAASTCLMRTSVGNILAAPNGRDFMLGMLDETSAIAKAAGHAPTGPFFERTRGLLTSEGSQMTASMFRDIKAGAAIEADHVIGDLVARGDAAKVPLAKLRTAYTHLKAYEKQRG; this is encoded by the coding sequence ATGCGCGTTCTCGTGGTCGGCGCCGGAGCCATCGGCGGATATTTCGGCGGCAGGCTGCTTCAGGCAGGCAACGACGTGACGTTCCTGGTCCGGCCGAAGCGCGCTTCCGAGCTCGCGAGCGCCGGTCTCGTCATCAAGAGTCCGAACGGTGACGTCACGCTGAAAAATCCGCCGACCGTGCAGGCAGATAAGCTCACGGAGAAATTCGACGTCATTTTGCTGAGCTGCAAGGCCTTCGACCTCGACGACGCCATCAAATCTTTCGCGCCGGCGGTCGGGCCGCAGACGTCTGTTATTCCGATGCTCAACGGCATGCTGCATCTGGATATTCTGGACCAGAAGTTCGGCCGCGAGCGCGTGCTCGGCGGCCTCTGTGCGATCGCGGCCACCCTCAACGAGAAGCGAGAGGTCGTGCAGCTCGCGCCGATGCAGTCGCTCAATTTCGGCGAACGGGACGGCACAATGTCGGATCGCGTCCGCGCCATCGCCAAGATCATGACCAACGGCATCACCGGCGCGGTTGCCAGCGAGAACATCGTGCAGGAGATGTGGGAGAAGTGGGTGTTTCTCTCCACCCTCGCAGCCTCAACCTGCCTGATGCGGACATCAGTGGGCAATATCCTGGCCGCACCGAACGGCAGGGATTTCATGCTCGGCATGCTGGATGAGACCAGCGCGATCGCGAAAGCGGCCGGCCACGCGCCGACCGGGCCGTTCTTCGAACGCACCCGCGGCTTGCTGACATCAGAAGGCTCGCAAATGACCGCGTCGATGTTTCGCGACATCAAGGCAGGCGCCGCCATCGAGGCGGATCACGTCATCGGCGATCTCGTCGCGCGTGGCGATGCCGCAAAGGTGCCGCTGGCAAAGCTGCGCACGGCCTACACGCATCTCAAGGCGTATGAGAAACAGCGGGGGTGA
- a CDS encoding c-type cytochrome yields the protein MRKTLIGTTLAALIACSSLGHAADIAAGKEKAELCAGCHGDNGISQTENIPSLAGQLDQFIQWQLVFFRAGTRKNEQMQPVVEQLTNDDIRNLGAYFAQLAPPKASKPDDNPDLSKKGAQAAAGRRCASCHTDSFAGTKAVARIAGQREEYLVKALRDYKSGVRAGGAMAVMADVAYPLSEEEIEALAHYLANL from the coding sequence ATGCGTAAAACGTTAATCGGGACGACGTTGGCGGCGCTGATCGCCTGCAGCTCGCTTGGCCATGCCGCCGATATCGCCGCCGGCAAGGAGAAGGCCGAATTGTGCGCCGGCTGTCATGGCGACAACGGCATTTCGCAGACCGAGAACATTCCCTCGCTGGCGGGCCAGCTCGATCAGTTCATCCAGTGGCAACTGGTGTTCTTCCGCGCCGGCACCCGCAAGAACGAGCAGATGCAGCCGGTCGTCGAACAGCTCACCAACGACGATATCCGCAACCTTGGCGCCTATTTTGCGCAGCTCGCGCCGCCGAAGGCGTCGAAGCCCGACGATAATCCCGATCTGTCGAAAAAGGGCGCCCAGGCCGCCGCCGGGCGGCGCTGCGCCTCATGCCATACCGACAGTTTCGCCGGCACCAAGGCGGTGGCCCGCATCGCCGGCCAGCGCGAGGAATATCTCGTGAAGGCATTGCGCGACTACAAGTCGGGCGTCCGGGCCGGCGGCGCCATGGCTGTCATGGCCGACGTCGCCTATCCCCTCAGCGAGGAGGAGATCGAGGCGCTGGCGCATTATCTGGCGAATTTGTGA